In a single window of the Candidatus Poribacteria bacterium genome:
- a CDS encoding YkgJ family cysteine cluster protein: MSAEESRCLERYEKLLDEVEEECRRLRADPRYVGCKVDCDVCCRGTSLLSLLPVELIHMRQGLSILPKELRDEIYDRAKRTVLKSIKLGYDLKKLSDVKPSEVMMEMGSSREATCPFLIGGVCSIYEHRPLICRVWGYPMFDGVKVSCCKHTFLGDINSVDPIDYKDLRQRAYRIGREEGCGEKTVPLSYAVLLIQKELERE, from the coding sequence ATGAGCGCTGAGGAGAGTAGATGTCTCGAAAGATATGAGAAGCTGCTGGACGAGGTGGAGGAGGAATGCCGCAGATTAAGAGCCGATCCGAGATATGTGGGATGTAAGGTCGATTGTGATGTCTGCTGTCGCGGCACCTCTCTGCTCTCACTCCTTCCGGTCGAGCTGATCCATATGCGACAGGGGCTATCCATCCTGCCGAAGGAGCTAAGGGACGAGATCTATGATCGCGCTAAAAGAACAGTCCTCAAATCGATCAAGCTCGGCTATGACCTCAAAAAACTCTCCGATGTCAAGCCAAGCGAGGTGATGATGGAGATGGGTTCCTCCAGAGAGGCCACCTGTCCCTTCCTGATCGGCGGCGTCTGTTCCATATATGAACATCGCCCCCTTATCTGCAGGGTATGGGGATACCCGATGTTCGATGGGGTCAAGGTGAGCTGTTGTAAACACACCTTTCTGGGCGATATCAACTCGGTGGACCCCATAGACTATAAGGATCTACGTCAAAGGGCATATCGGATCGGCAGGGAGGAGGGATGCGGAGAGAAGACCGTCCCTCTGAGCTACGCCGTCCTCCTAATTCAGAAAGAACTGGAGAGGGAATAG